From Drosophila nasuta strain 15112-1781.00 chromosome X, ASM2355853v1, whole genome shotgun sequence, one genomic window encodes:
- the LOC132796492 gene encoding annexin B10 — MDYKPVPTVVPRNPFDPASDSQELRDAMRGLGTDEQKIIDVLTTRTNGQRQKIRAIYESEFESDLIDDLKGELGGHFEDVIVALMRPPVEYLCKQLHAAMAGVGTEEATLVEILCTKSNEEMQQIAVTYEDQYGRPLAEQMCSETSGFFRRLLTLIVTGVRDNLDTPVDAEQAKDQAAQLYAAGEAKLGTDEEVFNRIMAHASFAQLRLVFDEYKELSGQTIEQAIKHEMADELHDAMMAIVECVQSPAAFFANRLYKAMNGAGTDDATLIRIIVCRSEIDLETIKQEFERIYNRTLHSAVVAETSGDYKRALTALLGGA, encoded by the exons atggatTACAAG CCTGTGCCCACTGTTGTGCCCCGTAACCCTTTCGACCCCGCCAGCGACAGCCAGGAGCTGCGTGATGCGATGCGTGGCCTGGGCACCGATGAGCAGAAAATCATCGATGTGCTGACGACGCGCACCAATGGGCAACGTCAGAAAATTAGAGCCATCTATGAGTCAGAGTTCGAAAGCGATCTTATCGATGACTTGAAGGGCGAGCTGGGCGGCCATTTTGAAGATGTTATTGTGGCACTGATGCGACCACCGGTCGAATATCTGTGCAAGCAATTGCATGCGGCCATGGCCGGTGTGGGCACCGAGGAGGCAACGCTCGTCGAGATCTTGTGCACCAAGAGCAACGAGGAGATGCAGCAGATTGCCGTCACCTACGAGGATCAGTATGGACGCCCCCTGGCCGAGCAGATGTGCAGTGAGACGTCTGGCTTCTTTCGCCGCCTGCTCACGCTTATTGTGACGGGAGTGCGTGATAATCTCGACACGCCCGTGGATGCCGAGCAGGCCAAGGATCAGGCTGCACAGCTGTATGCGGCAGGCGAGGCCAAACTGGGCACCGACGAGGAGGTCTTCAATCGCATCATGGCGCACGCCAGCTTCGCCCAGCTGCGTCTCGTCTTTGACGAGTACAAGGAGCTCTCTGGCCAGACCATTGAGCAGGCGATCAAGCATGAGATGGCCGATGAGCTGCACGACGCCATGATGGCCATAG TTGAGTGTGTGCAGTCGCCAGCAGCTTTCTTTGCCAATCGTCTGTACAAGGCGATGAACGGCGCCGGCACCGATGACGCGACGCTTATACGCATCATTGTCTGTCGCTCTGAGATCGATCTGGAGACCATCAAGCAGGAGTTTGAGCGCATCTACAATCGCACGCTCCACAGTGCTGTTGTG GCGGAGACTTCGGGTGATTACAAGCGCGCTTTGACAGCGCTGTTGGGAGGCGCCTAA